Proteins encoded together in one Astatotilapia calliptera chromosome 7, fAstCal1.2, whole genome shotgun sequence window:
- the LOC113027409 gene encoding hyaluronidase PH-20-like → MAPSFFSSVGFCVIGSITLALALPPTEPPLINNHSFVAIWNAPVEHCKRLHIPLDTAAFQSVTTPAAVPGQFLTIFYEDRLGHYPRADSVKHKLYSGGVPQNGNLTEHLARAQKQINHYISQDSSPGLAVIDWESWRPLWDQNWGSKRIYQKLSISRTLQMLPFLSLEQILKLAKKQFQRAGRHFMEKTISLGTGERPNRRWGFYLFPDCYNYGWNKLGYTGECSHKTHKQNNQMLWLWERSTALFPSVYLHQNLRNSPRAALFVRNRVLEALRVAALPKRPYVMPVYVYCRPLYRDQTKKFQTRRDLISTIGESAALGASGVIIWGGARDYNNKASCDALSKYLRSTLNPYIANVTAAAKLCSEVLCQGKGRCVRKSNNSRHYLHLNPTHFHIIRADRKYVAIGLPSAADLSAWAENFTCQCYAGRNCSPKLVHPTTMKLIWI, encoded by the exons ATGGCCCCATCCTTCTTCTCCTCTGTTGGCTTCTGTGTAATTGGATCTATCACCTTAGCCCTTGCCCTACCTCCAACTGAGCCACCGCTCATCAATAACCATTCCTTTGTGGCTATATGGAACGCGCCAGTCGAGCACTGTAAACGTCTTCACATCCCGTTGGACACTGCAGCCTTCCAGTCAGTGACGACACCCGCAGCTGTGCCAGGCCAGTTTCTCACCATCTTCTATGAGGACCGCCTTGGTCATTACCCTAGAGCTGATTCTGTCAAGCATAAGCTCTACAGCGGTGGGGTCCCCCAAAATGGCAACCTGACAGAGCACCTGGCCAGAgcccaaaaacaaataaatcactACATCTCCCAGGATTCTTCTCCTGGGCTGGCTGTCATTGACTGGGAATCCTGGCGCCCCCTGTGGGACCAGAACTGGGGTTCAAAACGCATTTATCAGAAATTGTCCATCAGTCGTACCCTGCAGATGCTCccgtttttatcattagagcAAATTCTTAAACTGGCAAAGAAACAGTTCCAGCGGGCTGGACGTCACTTCATGGAAAAAACCATTAGCCTTGGTACTGGTGAGCGTCCAAACCGCCGATGGGGCTTCTACCTGTTTCCTGATTGCTACAACTATGGATGGAACAAGCTTGGCTACACGGGAGAGTGCTCCCACAAGACCCACAAGCAGAACAACCAGATGCTTTGGTTGTGGGAACGCAGCACAGCTCTCTTCCCATCAGTCTACCTTCACCAGAATCTGAGGAACTCTCCCCGGGCTGCGCTCTTTGTTCGTAACCGTGTTCTTGAGGCTCTGAGGGTGGCAGCATTGCCTAAACGTCCTTACGTTATGCCAGTCTATGTCTATTGCAGGCCACTGTACCGGGATCAGACCAAAAAGTTTCAGACCagg AGAGATCTAATCAGCACGATCGGAGAGTCTGCAGCACTTGGAGCTTCTGGGGTCATAATATGGGGAGGTGCCAGAGACTACAACAACAAG GCGTCCTGTGATGCTCTGTCCAAGTACCTGAGATCCACATTGAACCCTTACATTGCTAATGTGACTGCAGCCGCCAAGCTCTGCAGCGAAGTCTTGTGTCAGGGGAAGGGCCGCTGTGTCCGGAAGAGCAACAACTCTCGCCACTACCTGCACCTAAACCCCACCCATTTCCACATCATACGAGCTGATAGGAAGTATGTGGCTATTGGCCTCCCTTCTGCTGCTGACCTCAGTGCCTGGGCTGAAAACTTTACCTGTCAGTGCTACGCAGGGCGGAACTGTTCTCCCAAACTAGTACACCCAACCACCATGAAACTCATTTGGATTTAA
- the hyal4 gene encoding hyaluronidase-4 encodes MPVVPVLGESSSHHAVPVALTCSWLILLFHSAFGQKPAKLPLIGRKPFIAAWNAPLDLCTFRYNITTNVNHLFHIQGSPRADWTGQNVTIFYANRLGYYPHYTPHGKAVFGGLPQNCSLDRHLFKAHQDINYFIPAEDFRGLAVIDWEFWRPQWSRNWHKKDIYRRKSKELTKKAYINVTAAQVEELARRRFEKSAKMFMLKTIQLGRQLRPSALWGFYLYPDCHNYNLHDQNYTGFCPLLERLRNDELVWLWNSSMALYPSVTIRKHHSNSISNLHFTQHRIRESLRVASLTSKEYDLPTYVYLRLGYRDEALNFLTTDDLIHTIGESAALGTAGFVIWGDLNLTSSRHSCTHVKSFLSHRLGLYITNVTRAAEICSEFLCQSNGRCIRRDPHARHYLHLSADSYRIHPSEDGDFTVNGWHSPHEQQLLMERFRCHCYEGHNGENCDSINKVREDKGPWEEEEEYEDHDKKRTEWEDEQDEQQEAGESAAAPTCVSHHLTLLLLLNLLLVKIYV; translated from the exons ATGCCTGTTGTGCCAGTACTTGGGGAATCCTCCTCCCACCATGCTGTACCTGTTGCGCTCACCTGCTCCTGGCTGATTTTGCTATTTCATTCAGCTTTTGGTCAGAAACCTGCCAAACTGCCTCTGATTGGCCGAAAACCTTTCATTGCTGCCTGGAATGCTCCACTGGACTTGTGCACCTTCAGGTACAACATAACCACCAACGTTAACCACCTATTCCACATCCAGGGAAGCCCACGTGCTGATTGGACAGGCCAGAACGTCACAATTTTCTATGCCAACCGGCTGGGCTACTACCCTCACTACACCCCACATGGCAAAGCCGTCTTTGGTGGCCTACCTCAAAACTGCAGCCTGGACCGACATCTGTTCAAAGCCCACCAGGACATCAACTACTTCATACCTGCAGAGGACTTTCGTGGCCTGGCTGTTATTGACTGGGAGTTCTGGCGACCTCAGTGGAGTCGTAATTGGCACAAAAAGGACATCTATAGACGCAAATCAAAGGAGCTAACCAAGAAAGCATACATCAACGTGACTGCAGCACAAGTGGAAGAACTGGCACGGCGGAGGTTTGAGAAAAGTGCCAAGATGTTCATGCTAAAAACCATTCAGCTGGGGAGACAGCTCCGGCCCAGTGCCCTCTGGGGTTTTTACCTCTACCCTGATTGCCACAATTACAACCTGCATGATCAGAACTATACAGGcttctgccccctgctggagagGCTGAGGAATGACGAGCTGGTGTGGCTATGGAACAGCAGCATGGCCCTCTATCCCTCTGTCACAATCAGGAAGCATCACAGCAACAGCATCAGCAACCTGCACTTCACCCAGCACAGGATCAGAGAGTCGCTCCGAGTCGCCTCACTGACCTCAAAGGAGTATGACCTTCCCACCTATGTGTACCTGAGGCTGGGCTACCGAGATGAGGCCCTCAACTTTCTCACTACA GACGATTTGATCCACACCATAGGGGAGAGTGCTGCACTGGGAACTGCAGGATTTGTCATCTGGGGAGATTTAAATTTGACCTCATCCAGG CACAGCTGCACCCACGTCAAGTCCTTCCTAAGCCACCGCTTGGGTCTGTACATCACCAATGTGACACGGGCCGCAGAAATCTGCAGTGAATTCCTGTGCCAGAGTAATGGCCGCTGCATCCGCCGGGACCCCCACGCCCGGCATTACCTCCACCTAAGTGCTGACAGTTACCGCATCCATCCCTCTGAGGATGGGGACTTTACTGTGAATGGCTGGCATTCACCGCATGAACAGCAGCTACTAATGGAGAGGTTCCGCTGCCACTGCTATGAGGGCCACAATGGTGAGAACTGCGACAGCATCAACAAAGTGAGAGAAGATAAAGGGCCatgggaggaagaggaagagtacGAAGATCACGACAAGAAGAGGACAGAGTGGGAGGATGAACAGGATGAACAGCAGGAGGCAGGAGAGAGTGCAGCAGCGCCAACTTGCGTCAGCCATCACTTAACTTTGTTGCTCCTGTTGAATTTATTATTAGTAAAGATATATGTTTGA